From Catenulispora sp. MAP5-51, the proteins below share one genomic window:
- a CDS encoding neuraminidase-like domain-containing protein, whose translation MPGLTPSFEVPAEYFYALGSTMPATIDAATRLTIAGGKSESALVDLFQQAIDDGTIDVSSLITPLQAARRIIALAGTRGTDPPCKIGPIGDPVKLVTAWLASTEPDATLWSALLTTGSAAAKAANRRGQLRLILCALTGFDDVAPATTLSDLVAAVQQPLGTPPGNGGLGVTDADGLAAVTADEWTAFLTAHPQFLPASTSPPGATVSVPDRIRAFLRTLQHFYSVGTATPSDVVLTPGNAPQLDRYGFDPLQAFLIEYYNGTGTAFTFGTSAPDDAAAQTAIAAVFPDDADAAAWLAAAVKSIGELAAVTDGLIPAASANAASLQFSIIEALYTRGFNGKDAITALDEADFQTAVAGSVAHQWAGAIWTAAGGSLTPPAGSPGPFVPVNADGFLTDCIPPEELSPLGPVAYLSELLKAGPDSTCAQPVSPSGADFAALLKNRRGDLAALQADAANLVTPIPLVDLVTESLEHLAAAVVAGGGTATGVGGVVHDTAVSSVRDHRLAPPGAESEPGPPFRHEAATLFRALPEYSSPASPVAEPSGYAALASDFSSPELPYSQPLDVSRSHLRELGTDRFELLRHFRAQITGFVLDTTDPAGFDSTLWRFPVRRDIAVEYLDIDPAEADALFTTPIDAWTLYGFAQQSTQSGDWTQTTVILGEFLKRTGLDYCDFVDLWRSGFVPFWRGDREGDREGGGGFDNCPPCYLDKIWLRFPQGSDSRDGNGDGNGSPTATALGQLAVFIRLWRKLKKQRCGGYTFAELADICTVLGLFDTDGTLNPNFIEQLAAFQMLRDLLCLPLGEVAIQNSDTEQLFGGQIRLRLLALWDPNAAPDDWAWAVGELLDRLQEYAVRVHHRPRHDTQDVKLEPAVLDGLSVLAGFDPTVATDTWHATPTRTLRFVEVLAKIDASSFTVGELELLCSGTHVSGDDPFLPQSAGDAEDDPLELPDDGRGHSLWALRRRLLEAEVDGDDLDRWTWPRIQSALGEEFGYAPSGSSDPLTSLARHAFPHILEREGQPVTPVQRRYLSPLSIGSTTPGMWNGDPDGAFHYDAATANLWTDLPLSDENVLKSLARLRQLKDGAAGDSEVLAVQELYWQPRADLAALGFLFPDLADADRHLIQHGDEHARWHYFQHAFVLARKRCRIIAEHLAHHADPDPHHDEHRDEHRDEDRDKDRERESFDRAWLVLKSLHADENAATAPWEQPDGSPPPLTWPQATGGAFAALLGLCGTGLLTEYSTPDGSALWRETSGGLDAFGHIRDHRNSPLPTLLPALDASTPAGVNVTVKNGLAFSDESDRFLGGAQGHTVAWTGVLLIERGGRHRFAAGAPTAEDEHPDFERAEHDAWRIRLERGPRTWLLLSHGWAGQPDTAHHTELDMRRGAYTITVEFQRPAPGFRQPDDLRPQHTGFQLKYAGPDTGEELVTVPRTRLFIAAKTGTLGADLDLDSEAARAAIDGRYPSTLRDIRRTYQRAFLALRLTDRFELSARRHEDGQSELGYRIDHPDHFAGAAFRRSGGGFVAQPAWFDLDFLPVTDPYLPPAPADDQRVAPTLGRQAALFDWWERLFDYARLRAENAPRGHRRRGGLWRLFQDAGEAGSADVLQLAPHLHVELDHNDLVQTYDGLQALLGKPELTAENLLDERWPVRCFHAELWARAVEARRVGEPIGSAMPALWAAADPSAGSPSGNDLLTAFVQDGMLESGAPHRYRDLRALDDGLRERARRALLACLCGLDRVSLPWPVPAFAARPQDLSDLLLLDVEAGPGERASRIEDAITAVQAFVRRARLRLEPGTTLPAPFLELWDGRFASFRCWQACRRRELYPENAIEWSELEAARRDEGFRFLEHELRDHALTIPIPAGIQYWTAPQPPSHPGLPVLQARQPSTLHLPVAADPSSVSAAAVPAEAFGLLGRPDRAARPSWLALLTTKQPPTPQQGDPTGGQPRDGDQHLDVSGVSDVAGVADGAAAVVAPSPAEANPLPYWIEAAVRLGVRFLRVAAAGEPAGASALAVEDGSGPCCAQCGAIHPPCVDEYYFWLAEAEYYDLPDPQDADRFGATDDDSDWENPAQFPKLLAWDPQPMVHLHWSRVHNGEFGELRRSSQGVALDPAQLGDPGGPPTLELRGRRGDSLVFRVDDGSGGTGTIPAFEGGTGFAWQAAYTGWTPETGWRYDLADDDAVLLPLVVTAPDPVLLPAPMPGTSAFGGLAAYPFFVYFSPGAPLLPLSSFAPAAAVADALRAHCRFEAALDWYRLYYDPFTGDNEWSQCPNRNQPPPNGAADGAPDATEVNDACCQNTPPTPTVARRRASILAQLETLLDWGDRLLGAHRDCASVESGGSLESSAMARTVLDAADRILGPMPRTVVLGPAQNPVQTIGDFTPLSPRLNPRLVSVYERVRDRLTLIHERDNLRRRRYAEDRDSRSFWGDNPVRDGWKTPDSGCCDTACCPPSPYRFQFLIGKALEMAGEVRAFGGALLAAYEKGDAEYLAALRAGQERQVQTLSLAVRKDQWRDADWQVQALKQAKLSAHNQLAYYTGLVDGGLNSNENLYVDLTGVGIGLEVAAQVFEMIAQIGGVIPDAYVGTVDFVKIPMTGSSFTNFFNSAGQGLGFLAQDLFGGANLALTEGGWDRRLAEWRHEIDIYTIEIERLIREILGAERRSDAALRELNIQQVMIEQAKETEDFLRDKFTNHALYLFHQRQTATLYRQVYELAVDLARQAERAFNLERGHTAERFVEGELWDDLHEGLLAGERLETALRRMEKTYLDRNRREYELTKHISLRRDFPLALVKLKTDGECEIEIPEWMFDLDYPGHYLRSIKNVSVTVPCVVPAYTGVHCRLTLVGSQTRIDPRLHGPVERCCTHADSRGDCDCDCRCGGDEPHGDAEGYRPIPGDPRIVRSFAATDAIATSTGQNDTGMFELNFRDERYLPFEFAGAVSRWRIELPRENNQFDFDSITDLVLRVDYTAREGGDALRKAAAADSRDRLPGDGVRLFDVRHDFPDAWAALRPRRWEEGRRRELRPSLSAAHFPFVQGKRVRHVDKLMLLFAAPDADPGSHHLVRFRPVENEHDDRADRDAVQDVTCVASRAWPGLFFGVVDLRATPISPVPRAGSEVLFTLDFPEHVGEICSAYLLAGYTAQCRPRCGEERERDCGCGCE comes from the coding sequence ATGCCAGGGCTGACGCCGAGCTTCGAGGTTCCCGCCGAGTACTTCTACGCGCTCGGCAGCACCATGCCGGCCACCATCGACGCCGCCACCCGGCTGACGATCGCCGGCGGCAAGTCCGAGTCCGCGCTCGTCGACCTGTTCCAACAGGCCATCGACGACGGCACCATCGATGTCAGCAGCCTGATCACGCCGCTGCAGGCGGCGCGCCGGATCATCGCGCTGGCCGGGACCCGGGGCACCGATCCGCCGTGCAAGATCGGCCCGATCGGCGACCCGGTGAAGCTGGTCACCGCCTGGCTGGCCAGTACCGAACCGGACGCGACGCTGTGGAGCGCGCTGCTCACCACCGGCAGCGCGGCGGCCAAGGCCGCCAACCGGCGCGGCCAGCTGCGGCTGATCCTGTGCGCGCTGACCGGATTCGACGACGTCGCGCCGGCCACGACGCTCAGCGACCTGGTCGCGGCGGTCCAGCAGCCGCTCGGCACGCCACCGGGCAATGGCGGGCTCGGCGTCACGGACGCCGACGGACTGGCCGCCGTCACCGCCGACGAGTGGACCGCGTTCCTGACCGCGCACCCGCAGTTCCTGCCCGCCTCGACCAGCCCGCCCGGCGCGACGGTCTCGGTGCCGGACCGGATCCGGGCGTTCCTGCGCACCTTGCAGCACTTCTACAGTGTCGGCACCGCCACACCGTCCGACGTCGTCCTCACCCCGGGCAACGCGCCGCAGCTCGACCGCTACGGCTTCGACCCGTTGCAGGCGTTCCTCATCGAGTACTACAACGGCACCGGGACCGCGTTCACCTTCGGGACCAGCGCGCCCGACGACGCGGCCGCTCAGACGGCGATCGCGGCGGTCTTCCCCGACGACGCCGACGCGGCGGCCTGGCTGGCCGCGGCCGTGAAGAGCATCGGCGAGCTCGCCGCGGTGACCGACGGGCTGATCCCGGCGGCGTCCGCCAACGCCGCGAGCCTCCAGTTCTCCATCATCGAGGCCTTGTACACCCGCGGCTTTAACGGCAAGGACGCCATCACGGCGCTGGACGAGGCCGACTTCCAGACCGCGGTGGCCGGCTCGGTGGCCCATCAGTGGGCCGGCGCGATCTGGACGGCGGCCGGCGGCAGCCTGACGCCGCCCGCCGGGTCGCCGGGACCGTTCGTCCCGGTCAACGCCGACGGCTTCCTGACGGACTGCATTCCGCCGGAAGAGCTGTCACCGTTGGGCCCGGTGGCGTATCTCAGCGAACTGCTGAAGGCCGGCCCGGACTCCACCTGCGCGCAGCCGGTGTCGCCGTCCGGGGCCGACTTCGCCGCGCTGCTGAAGAACCGGCGCGGAGATCTCGCCGCTCTGCAAGCCGACGCCGCGAACCTCGTCACCCCGATCCCGCTCGTCGACCTGGTGACCGAGAGCCTGGAGCACCTGGCCGCCGCGGTGGTGGCCGGCGGCGGCACCGCGACCGGGGTCGGCGGCGTGGTCCACGACACCGCCGTGTCCTCTGTGCGTGACCACCGCCTCGCACCGCCCGGAGCCGAGAGCGAGCCCGGACCGCCGTTCCGCCACGAGGCCGCGACGCTGTTCCGCGCGCTGCCCGAATACTCCTCGCCGGCCAGCCCGGTGGCCGAGCCGAGCGGCTACGCGGCGCTGGCGTCCGACTTCTCCAGCCCCGAGCTGCCGTACAGCCAGCCGCTCGACGTTTCGCGCTCGCACCTGCGCGAGCTGGGCACCGACCGGTTCGAGCTGCTGCGGCACTTCCGCGCGCAGATCACCGGATTCGTGCTCGACACCACCGACCCCGCCGGATTCGACAGCACGCTGTGGCGGTTCCCGGTGCGGCGCGATATCGCGGTCGAGTACCTGGACATCGATCCGGCCGAGGCCGACGCGCTGTTCACGACGCCGATCGATGCCTGGACCCTGTACGGCTTCGCGCAGCAGTCGACGCAGAGCGGCGACTGGACGCAGACCACTGTCATTCTCGGCGAGTTCCTGAAGCGCACCGGCCTGGACTACTGCGACTTCGTCGATCTGTGGCGCTCGGGCTTCGTTCCCTTCTGGCGCGGCGACCGCGAGGGCGATCGGGAAGGCGGTGGCGGCTTCGACAACTGCCCGCCGTGCTACCTCGACAAGATCTGGCTTCGGTTCCCTCAGGGCTCTGACTCCCGTGACGGCAACGGCGACGGCAATGGTTCGCCGACTGCCACCGCGCTCGGCCAGCTGGCCGTGTTCATCCGCCTGTGGCGCAAGCTCAAGAAGCAGCGCTGCGGCGGCTACACCTTCGCCGAACTTGCCGACATCTGCACGGTCCTGGGCCTGTTCGACACCGACGGAACCCTGAACCCGAACTTCATCGAGCAACTGGCCGCCTTCCAGATGCTCCGCGACCTGCTCTGCCTGCCGCTCGGCGAGGTCGCGATCCAGAACTCTGACACCGAGCAGTTGTTCGGCGGTCAGATCCGGCTTCGCCTGCTCGCCCTCTGGGACCCGAACGCCGCGCCCGATGACTGGGCCTGGGCGGTCGGCGAACTGCTCGACCGGTTGCAGGAGTACGCCGTCCGGGTCCACCACCGTCCGCGCCACGACACGCAGGACGTCAAGCTGGAACCGGCGGTCCTGGACGGGCTGTCGGTCCTGGCCGGCTTCGACCCGACCGTCGCGACCGACACCTGGCACGCCACGCCGACCCGCACCCTGCGGTTCGTCGAGGTGCTGGCGAAGATCGACGCCTCGTCCTTCACCGTCGGCGAGCTCGAGCTGCTGTGCTCCGGGACCCACGTCAGCGGCGATGACCCCTTCCTGCCGCAGTCCGCCGGCGACGCCGAGGACGACCCGTTGGAGCTGCCCGACGACGGTCGGGGACACTCGCTGTGGGCGCTGCGCAGACGACTGCTCGAAGCCGAGGTGGACGGCGACGACCTGGACCGCTGGACCTGGCCGCGGATCCAGAGCGCGCTGGGCGAGGAGTTCGGATACGCCCCGAGCGGCTCCAGCGATCCGCTGACGTCCCTGGCCCGGCACGCGTTCCCGCACATCCTGGAGCGCGAGGGTCAGCCGGTGACGCCGGTCCAGCGCCGCTATCTCAGCCCTCTGAGCATCGGCAGCACGACCCCGGGCATGTGGAACGGCGACCCCGACGGCGCCTTCCACTACGACGCCGCCACCGCGAACCTGTGGACCGACCTGCCGCTGTCCGACGAGAACGTGCTGAAGTCGCTGGCCCGGCTGCGGCAGCTCAAGGACGGCGCCGCCGGGGACAGCGAGGTGCTGGCGGTCCAGGAACTGTACTGGCAGCCGCGTGCCGACCTGGCGGCCCTCGGGTTCCTGTTCCCCGACCTCGCCGACGCCGACCGGCACCTGATCCAGCACGGCGACGAGCACGCGCGGTGGCACTACTTCCAGCACGCCTTCGTCCTGGCCCGCAAGCGGTGCCGCATCATCGCCGAGCACCTGGCACATCACGCCGACCCGGACCCGCATCACGACGAACACCGCGACGAACACCGCGACGAGGACCGCGACAAGGACCGCGAGCGCGAATCCTTCGACCGCGCCTGGCTGGTCCTGAAGTCGCTGCACGCCGACGAGAACGCCGCCACCGCACCGTGGGAGCAGCCCGACGGCTCGCCCCCGCCGCTCACCTGGCCCCAGGCCACCGGCGGGGCGTTCGCCGCGTTGCTGGGACTGTGCGGGACCGGCCTGCTGACCGAGTATTCGACCCCTGACGGAAGCGCCCTGTGGCGCGAGACCTCCGGCGGGCTCGACGCGTTCGGCCACATCCGGGACCACCGGAACAGCCCGCTTCCGACCCTGCTCCCGGCCCTGGACGCGAGCACCCCGGCCGGCGTCAACGTCACCGTCAAGAACGGCCTGGCCTTCTCCGACGAGTCCGACCGGTTCCTGGGCGGCGCTCAGGGCCATACCGTCGCCTGGACCGGCGTCCTGCTGATCGAGCGCGGCGGCCGCCACCGCTTCGCCGCCGGGGCGCCCACCGCCGAGGACGAGCACCCCGACTTCGAACGCGCCGAGCACGACGCCTGGCGGATCCGGCTCGAACGCGGTCCGCGTACCTGGCTCCTGCTCAGCCACGGCTGGGCCGGACAGCCGGACACCGCGCACCACACCGAACTCGACATGCGGCGCGGCGCCTACACGATCACCGTGGAGTTCCAGCGTCCCGCGCCCGGATTCCGGCAGCCGGACGACCTCCGCCCCCAGCACACCGGCTTCCAGCTCAAGTACGCCGGCCCGGACACCGGCGAGGAACTGGTGACGGTCCCGCGCACCCGGCTGTTCATCGCCGCCAAGACCGGAACCCTCGGCGCCGACCTCGATCTGGACTCCGAAGCCGCCCGCGCCGCGATCGACGGCCGCTACCCCTCGACGCTGCGCGACATCCGGCGCACCTATCAGCGAGCATTCCTGGCGCTGCGCCTCACCGACCGCTTCGAGCTGTCGGCGCGCCGCCACGAGGACGGGCAATCAGAGCTCGGATACCGGATCGACCACCCCGACCACTTCGCCGGGGCCGCGTTCCGCCGGAGCGGCGGCGGCTTCGTCGCCCAGCCCGCCTGGTTCGACCTCGACTTCCTGCCGGTCACCGACCCCTACCTGCCCCCGGCGCCGGCCGACGACCAACGCGTCGCGCCGACACTGGGCCGGCAGGCCGCGCTCTTCGACTGGTGGGAGCGGCTGTTCGACTACGCGCGCCTGCGCGCGGAGAACGCACCCCGGGGCCATCGGCGCCGCGGCGGCCTGTGGCGGCTGTTCCAGGACGCGGGCGAGGCCGGCTCGGCCGACGTCCTGCAGCTCGCCCCGCACCTGCATGTCGAACTCGACCACAACGACCTGGTGCAGACCTACGACGGCCTGCAAGCGTTGTTGGGCAAGCCGGAACTGACCGCCGAGAACCTGCTCGACGAACGCTGGCCGGTGCGCTGCTTCCACGCCGAACTGTGGGCCCGCGCCGTCGAGGCCCGCCGCGTCGGCGAGCCGATCGGCAGCGCCATGCCCGCGTTGTGGGCAGCCGCCGATCCCTCCGCCGGATCGCCGTCCGGCAACGACCTGCTCACCGCGTTCGTCCAGGACGGCATGCTCGAATCCGGGGCCCCGCACCGGTATCGCGACCTGCGCGCCCTGGACGACGGACTGCGGGAACGGGCCCGGCGTGCGCTGCTGGCCTGTCTGTGCGGCCTGGACCGGGTGTCCCTGCCCTGGCCGGTCCCGGCGTTCGCGGCCCGGCCGCAGGACCTCTCCGATCTGCTGCTGCTCGACGTCGAGGCCGGGCCGGGGGAGCGGGCGAGCCGGATCGAGGACGCGATCACCGCCGTGCAGGCGTTCGTGCGGCGTGCCCGGCTGCGTCTGGAGCCCGGCACGACGCTGCCCGCGCCGTTCCTCGAACTCTGGGACGGCCGGTTCGCCTCGTTCCGCTGCTGGCAGGCCTGCCGACGGCGCGAGCTGTACCCGGAGAACGCGATCGAGTGGTCCGAACTCGAGGCCGCGCGCCGAGATGAGGGCTTCCGGTTCCTGGAACACGAACTGCGCGACCACGCGCTGACCATTCCGATTCCTGCCGGGATCCAGTACTGGACCGCACCGCAGCCGCCGTCGCATCCCGGGCTGCCGGTGCTGCAAGCGCGACAGCCTTCGACGCTGCACCTGCCCGTCGCCGCGGATCCGTCCTCGGTGTCGGCCGCCGCTGTCCCGGCCGAGGCGTTCGGCCTGCTCGGGCGTCCGGACCGGGCGGCGCGGCCGTCGTGGTTGGCGCTGCTGACGACGAAGCAGCCGCCGACGCCGCAGCAGGGCGACCCGACCGGCGGGCAGCCGCGCGACGGTGATCAGCATCTTGACGTGTCCGGCGTGTCCGACGTCGCTGGCGTGGCCGACGGTGCCGCAGCCGTGGTGGCCCCGTCCCCGGCGGAAGCGAACCCGCTGCCGTACTGGATCGAGGCCGCGGTCCGGCTCGGCGTCCGGTTCCTGCGGGTGGCGGCGGCCGGCGAGCCCGCGGGCGCCTCGGCCTTGGCGGTCGAAGACGGATCAGGGCCCTGCTGCGCGCAGTGCGGAGCGATCCACCCTCCGTGCGTCGACGAGTACTACTTCTGGCTCGCCGAAGCCGAGTACTACGACCTCCCCGACCCCCAGGACGCCGACCGCTTCGGCGCCACCGACGACGACTCCGACTGGGAGAACCCGGCGCAGTTCCCGAAGCTGCTGGCCTGGGACCCGCAGCCGATGGTGCACCTGCACTGGAGCCGCGTTCACAACGGGGAGTTCGGCGAACTGCGCCGCTCCAGCCAGGGCGTGGCGCTCGATCCCGCACAACTCGGCGACCCCGGCGGGCCGCCGACCCTGGAACTTCGCGGACGGCGTGGCGACTCGCTGGTCTTCCGGGTCGATGACGGCTCGGGCGGAACGGGTACCATCCCCGCCTTCGAGGGCGGCACAGGGTTCGCTTGGCAGGCTGCTTACACCGGCTGGACCCCCGAGACCGGCTGGCGCTACGACCTGGCCGACGACGACGCGGTGCTCCTGCCGTTGGTGGTCACCGCGCCGGATCCGGTGTTGCTGCCGGCGCCGATGCCGGGGACAAGCGCCTTCGGCGGGCTGGCCGCCTATCCGTTCTTCGTGTACTTCAGCCCGGGCGCGCCGCTGCTGCCGCTCTCGTCCTTCGCACCGGCTGCGGCAGTGGCGGACGCGCTGCGTGCGCACTGCCGATTCGAAGCGGCGTTGGACTGGTACCGGCTGTACTACGACCCGTTCACCGGCGACAACGAGTGGAGTCAGTGCCCGAACCGGAACCAGCCGCCACCGAACGGCGCGGCCGATGGAGCTCCGGACGCCACCGAGGTGAACGACGCCTGCTGCCAGAACACCCCGCCCACGCCGACCGTGGCCCGCCGCCGCGCGAGCATCCTGGCCCAACTGGAGACACTGCTCGACTGGGGCGACAGGCTCCTCGGCGCGCATCGCGACTGCGCATCGGTGGAGTCGGGAGGTTCTCTGGAATCCTCCGCGATGGCTCGCACCGTCCTGGACGCCGCCGACCGGATCCTCGGCCCGATGCCGCGGACCGTCGTGCTGGGTCCGGCACAGAACCCGGTGCAGACCATCGGAGACTTCACGCCGCTGAGCCCTCGCCTCAACCCCCGGTTGGTCTCGGTGTACGAGCGGGTCCGCGACCGATTGACGCTGATCCACGAGCGCGACAACCTCCGGCGCCGCCGCTACGCCGAGGACCGCGACTCCCGCTCCTTCTGGGGCGACAATCCAGTCCGCGACGGCTGGAAGACGCCTGATTCAGGCTGCTGCGACACCGCATGCTGCCCGCCGAGTCCCTACCGCTTCCAGTTCCTGATCGGCAAGGCGCTGGAGATGGCCGGCGAGGTGCGGGCCTTCGGCGGCGCGCTGCTGGCCGCCTATGAGAAGGGCGACGCGGAGTACCTGGCCGCGCTGCGGGCCGGGCAGGAACGGCAGGTGCAGACCCTGTCGCTGGCCGTCCGCAAGGACCAGTGGCGCGACGCCGACTGGCAGGTCCAGGCGCTGAAGCAGGCCAAGCTCAGCGCGCACAACCAGCTCGCCTACTACACCGGCCTGGTCGACGGCGGCCTGAACAGCAACGAGAACCTGTACGTCGACCTGACCGGAGTCGGCATCGGGCTGGAGGTGGCGGCCCAGGTGTTCGAGATGATCGCGCAGATCGGCGGCGTGATCCCGGACGCCTATGTCGGCACCGTGGACTTCGTCAAGATCCCGATGACCGGCTCCAGCTTCACCAACTTCTTCAACTCCGCCGGCCAAGGGCTGGGGTTCCTGGCGCAGGACCTCTTCGGCGGCGCGAACCTGGCGCTGACCGAGGGCGGCTGGGACCGCCGGCTGGCCGAGTGGCGGCACGAGATCGACATCTACACGATCGAGATCGAGCGGCTGATCCGCGAGATCCTCGGCGCGGAGCGGCGCTCGGACGCCGCGCTGCGCGAGCTGAACATCCAGCAGGTGATGATCGAGCAGGCCAAGGAGACCGAGGACTTCCTGCGCGACAAGTTCACCAACCACGCGCTGTACCTGTTTCACCAGCGCCAGACCGCCACGCTCTACCGCCAGGTCTACGAACTGGCCGTGGACCTGGCACGGCAGGCCGAGCGGGCGTTCAACCTGGAGCGCGGCCACACCGCCGAGCGGTTCGTCGAGGGCGAGCTCTGGGACGACCTGCACGAGGGCCTGCTCGCCGGCGAGCGCCTGGAGACCGCGCTGCGCCGCATGGAGAAGACCTATCTGGACCGCAACCGGCGCGAGTACGAGCTGACCAAGCACATCTCCCTGCGGCGTGACTTCCCGCTGGCCCTGGTGAAACTCAAGACCGACGGGGAGTGCGAGATCGAGATCCCGGAGTGGATGTTCGACCTCGACTACCCGGGCCACTACCTGCGCAGCATCAAGAACGTCTCGGTGACCGTCCCCTGCGTCGTCCCCGCGTACACCGGCGTCCACTGCCGGCTGACGCTCGTGGGCAGCCAGACGCGCATCGATCCCCGGCTGCACGGACCGGTGGAGCGTTGCTGTACGCATGCTGATTCGCGCGGTGACTGTGACTGCGACTGCCGCTGCGGCGGGGACGAGCCGCACGGCGACGCCGAGGGCTACCGCCCGATCCCGGGCGACCCGCGCATCGTCCGCTCGTTCGCGGCGACCGATGCCATCGCGACCTCGACCGGGCAGAACGACACCGGGATGTTCGAGCTGAACTTCCGGGACGAGCGTTACCTGCCCTTCGAGTTCGCCGGCGCGGTCAGTCGGTGGCGCATCGAGCTGCCCCGGGAGAACAACCAGTTCGACTTCGACTCGATCACCGATTTGGTGCTGCGCGTGGACTACACGGCGCGCGAAGGCGGCGACGCGTTGCGCAAGGCCGCGGCCGCGGACAGCCGGGACCGGCTGCCCGGCGACGGCGTGCGGCTGTTCGACGTCCGCCACGACTTCCCGGACGCGTGGGCCGCGCTGCGTCCGCGGCGGTGGGAGGAGGGGCGACGCAGGGAACTGCGACCGAGCTTGAGCGCCGCGCACTTCCCCTTCGTCCAGGGCAAGCGGGTGCGCCACGTGGACAAGCTGATGCTGTTGTTCGCCGCGCCGGACGCCGATCCGGGCAGCCACCACCTGGTGCGCTTCCGGCCGGTGGAGAACGAGCACGACGACCGGGCCGACCGCGATGCCGTGCAGGACGTGACCTGCGTCGCCTCCCGTGCGTGGCCGGGCCTGTTCTTCGGCGTGGTCGACCTGCGCGCCACCCCGATAAGTCCCGTCCCCAGAGCGGGGTCCGAGGTCCTGTTCACGCTCGACTTCCCCGAGCACGTCGGCGAGATCTGCTCCGCGTACCTGCTGGCCGGCTACACCGCGCAGTGTCGGCCGCGGTGCGGCGAGGAGCGCGAGCGGGACTGCGGGTGCGGATGTGAGTGA